In Vairimorpha necatrix chromosome 8, complete sequence, a single window of DNA contains:
- a CDS encoding (endo)-chitinase yields MSKQSFSPNPEYVEAVVKATNENFDDLNMAAMFIAQLAHESGGFQYIEEIDCAGSTSCADQYGGSEGAPGKSYHGRGFIQLSWPANYKAAGESLGMGDELFQNPEKVAEDAELGAKVSVWFWKENVESAPGVKDNQFGATTKAINGALECTGSNVDKSKKRYEIYKAVAEVLGISNLADEGGCY; encoded by the coding sequence ATGTCAAAACAGAGTTTTAGTCCAAATCCCGAATATGTAGAAGCTGTAGTTAAGGCAACTAATGAAAACTTTGATGATTTAAATATGGCAGCTATGTTTATTGCTCAACTAGCACATGAATCAGGAGGCTTTCAATACATAGAAGAAATTGATTGCGCTGGATCAACCAGTTGTGCTGATCAATATGGTGGCTCGGAAGGAGCTCCTGGTAAATCTTACCATGGAAGAGGTTTCATTCAATTATCGTGGCCTGCGAATTATAAAGCAGCTGGTGAGTCATTGGGTATGGGAGATGAACTCTTCCAGAATCCAGAGAAAGTAGCCGAAGATGCCGAGCTTGGCGCGAAAGTGAGTGTTTGGTTTTGGAAGGAGAATGTAGAAAGTGCGCCTGGTGTAAAAGATAATCAATTTGGAGCTACAACAAAAGCCATTAATGGAGCTTTAGAATGTACAGGATCTAATGTAGACAAGAGTAAAAAGAGatatgaaatatataaagCAGTAGCAGAAGTACTAggaatatcaaatttagcAGATGAAGGAGGttgttattaa
- a CDS encoding replication factor C subunit 4 (RFC4) — MDLLVNKYRPLNIESVIGNISTISTLSNIIKEKSMPHLLFTGPPGTGKTSSAKIFAFQLIGSKDGILELNASDDRGIDTVRTQIKDFSMKKIQTVPFKIVILDECDSMTTAAQQAMRRIMETHSSDCKFILICNDFSKIFEPIQSRCAVLRFDKIDTLIIENRLREISKFENIKLTDEAVNFIIDVSDGDMRQLLNILQTCINNPNLIDVQYIVKIIGIPSPKLVNEVVNLLLKKNIEEAIEKFEKIWDEKYDAEDLISSFFRIAKNMENYEVVKAVGLTHLKIIKGNISKLIFYGMFYDILKVN; from the coding sequence ATGGATCTTcttgtaaataaatacagACCACTGAATATTGAATCAGTTATAGGAAATATTTCCACAATATCAACTTTATCAAACataattaaagaaaaatcaaTGCCTCATCTTTTATTCACAGGCCCACCCGGCACTGGTAAAACTTCCTCTGCTAAAATTTTCGCTTTTCAATTAATTGGCAGTAAAGACGGCATTTTAGAATTAAATGCTTCTGATGACAGAGGAATAGACACAGTAAGGACacaaataaaagatttCAGTATGAAGAAAATCCAGACAGTCCCTTTTAAGATAGTAATTTTAGATGAATGCGATAGTATGACGACTGCCGCTCAACAAGCTATGCGTCGTATTATGGAGACACACAGTTCAGATtgcaaatttattttaatttgcaATGATTTCTCGAAGATATTTGAGCCAATACAAAGCAGATGCGCAGTCTTAagatttgataaaattgaCACTTTAATCATAGAAAATCGGCTTAGAGAAATTTcgaaatttgaaaatataaaattgacAGACGAAGCTGTCAATTTCATAATTGATGTTTCAGACGGAGACATGAGACAATtacttaatattttacagaCTTGTATAAATAACCCGAATTTGATTGATGTTCAATATATTGTCAAGATTATAGGAATACCCTCTCCTAAATTAGTAAATGAAGTGGTAAATTTGTTacttaaaaagaatattgaAGAAGCTATAGAGAAATTTGAGAAGATTTGGgatgaaaaatatgacGCAGAAGATTTGATTTCgtctttttttagaattgcTAAAAATATGGAAAATTATGAAGTGGTGAAGGCCGTTGGCCTGACGCATttgaaaattatcaaaGGGAATATAAGcaaattgatattttatgGTATGTTTTATGACATCTTAAAAgttaattaa
- a CDS encoding (endo)-chitinase: protein MKNNKISCTTNTKEKSKQSKGTEKNIMEQLIKLSHDKDFVNSLKKHLEQDNEEDVESNENKESEDYDSENEQEESEIKEKSHKNKRKKEQEDSDNKDKSNKKKSDQEESEIEEKSHKKKKKDSNKEKKSTKKRESKKKKYKKVKSNHSKSDKQNDKEDNHVVTVTYYKGQDAQHRDKTVTVYKTIIQKENASNIDVQLIQPSDKSVKPYVKPQDIQKNGITSSELAGNMPATQGGGQLGAAQGGGGQAAGTANGNVPGGATQGAGAAGAAQHGGGQAGGATQGGNTGGAAQGGGTGGASAQKPAQGGGGAAQKPAQSGGGGAQKPAQSGGGGAQKPAQSGGGGAQKPAQGGAGASKPSQGAGAQKPAQGGSAQKPTQGGGDKKSAQGGGAGGDKKPTEGGAQKPAQGGGAGGDKKPSESGGDKKPSGSGGGNGEVNVSADQINEAMSKQSFSPNPEYVEAVVKATNENFDDLNMAAMFIAQLAHESGGFQYIEEIDCAGSTSCADQYGGSEGAPGKSYHGRGFIQLSWPANYKAAGESLGMGDELFQNPEKVAEDAELGAKVSVWFWKENVESAPGVKDNQFGATTKAINGALECTGSNVDKSKKRYEIYKAVAEVLGISNLADEGGCY from the coding sequence atgaaaaataataagatttCATGTACTACAAACACAAAAGAAAAGTCAAAACAGTCTAAAGGTacagaaaaaaacataatggAGCAATTAATTAAGTTATCACATGATAaagattttgtaaattcattaaaaaaacatttagaaCAAGACAATGAAGAAGACGTGGAAAGcaatgaaaataaagaatcAGAAGATTATGATAGCGAAAATGAACAAGAAGAATCagaaattaaagaaaagtctcataaaaacaaaaggaAAAAAGAGCAAGAAGATTCAGATAATAAAGATAAGTccaataaaaagaaatccGACCAAGAAGAATCAGAAATTGAAGAAAAGTCtcataaaaagaaaaagaaagatagcaataaagaaaagaaaagtACTAAAAAACGAGAATCTAAGAAAAAGAAGTACAAAAAAGTCAAATCAAATCATTCAAAATCCGACAAACAAAATGATAAGGAAGATAATCACGTAGTCACAGTTACCTATTATAAAGGACAGGATGCACAACATCGAGATAAGACAGTTACAGTGTATAAAACGATAattcaaaaagaaaacgCAAGTAATATCGATGTACAATTGATACAGCCTTCTGATAAATCAGTAAAACCTTATGTAAAGCCACAagatatacaaaaaaatggcATTACGTCCTCTGAATTGGCTGGAAATATGCCCGCTACTCAAGGTGGTGGTCAATTAGGCGCAGCACAAGGCGGAGGAGGTCAAGCCGCAGGTACTGCTAATGGTAACGTACCAGGTGGGGCTACCCAAGGAGCTGGTGCAGCAGGCGCAGCTCAACACGGAGGAGGTCAAGCTGGCGGCGCTACTCAAGGGGGTAATACAGGCGGTGCTGCTCAAGGAGGTGGTACGGGCGGTGCCAGTGCACAAAAACCAGCCCAAGGTGGTGGTGGCGCTGCTCAGAAACCTGCTCAAAGTGGCGGCGGAGGTGCTCAGAAACCTGCTCAAAGTGGCGGCGGAGGTGCTCAGAAACCTGCTCAAAGTGGCGGCGGAGGTGCTCAGAAACCTGCTCAAGGCGGCGCTGGTGCTTCTAAGCCATCTCAAGGCGCCGGTGCTCAGAAACCTGCTCAAGGTGGAAGCGCACAGAAACCAACTCAAGGTGGCGGAGATAAAAAGTCTGCTCAGGGCGGTGGTGCCGGTGGAGATAAAAAGCCTACAGAAGGTGGTGCTCAGAAGCCTGCTCAAGGCGGTGGTGCTGGTGGAGATAAAAAACCAAGTGAATCAGGAGGAGATAAAAAACCTAGTGGATCAGGTGGAGGAAATGGAGAAGTAAACGTAAGTGCAGATCAAATAAACGAAGCAATGTCAAAACAGAGTTTTAGTCCAAATCCCGAATATGTAGAAGCTGTAGTTAAGGCAACTAATGAAAACTTTGATGATTTAAATATGGCAGCTATGTTTATTGCTCAACTAGCACATGAATCAGGAGGCTTTCAATACATAGAAGAAATTGATTGCGCTGGATCAACCAGTTGTGCTGATCAATATGGTGGCTCGGAAGGAGCTCCTGGTAAATCTTACCATGGAAGAGGTTTCATTCAATTATCGTGGCCTGCGAATTATAAAGCAGCTGGTGAGTCATTGGGTATGGGAGATGAACTCTTCCAGAATCCAGAGAAAGTAGCCGAAGATGCCGAGCTTGGCGCGAAAGTGAGTGTTTGGTTTTGGAAGGAGAATGTAGAAAGTGCGCCTGGTGTAAAAGATAATCAATTTGGAGCTACAACAAAAGCCATTAATGGAGCTTTAGAATGTACAGGATCTAATGTAGACAAGAGTAAAAAGAGatatgaaatatataaagCAGTAGCAGAAGTACTAggaatatcaaatttagcAGATGAAGGAGGttgttattaa
- a CDS encoding histone acetlytransferase has product MEIKQDNKSSMHKKIKINEEVEEILKKIYEEKNIEKKNKIKHVILGDRIFEIKTDQFNKLKTDTKYFCNECLRMYEEKISYDRHRQKCDKKIPGLKLIYEEKQTKIYKIYGYENVPFCQNLCLLGKCFIDHKTLFWDIENYNFYILFDNSNFAGFFSEEKYNANNNLSCVVVLPDCQRKGFGSLLIDLSYFYKKGTCERPLSSDGEKVYYKYWKYKVYKYLEKNNCRNVSISDMANELNMANEDVFLALNLLKCKIDEKITCDENDLGEIRLVKKEYLK; this is encoded by the coding sequence ATGGAAATTAAACAAGACAATAAAAGTTCAATgcacaaaaaaatcaaaataaatgaagaagttgaagaaattttgaaaaaaatttatgaggaaaaaaatattgaaaaaaaaaataaaataaaacatgtGATTTTGGGTGATagaatttttgaaataaaaactgaccaatttaataaattaaaaactgacacaaaatatttttgcaaTGAGTGTCTAAGAATGTATGAGGAAAAAATCTCATACGACCGACACAGGCAAAAATGCGATAAAAAGATACCAGGATTGAAATTGATTTATgaagaaaaacaaacaaaaatatataaaatttatgggTATGAAAATGTACCATTTTGTCAAAATCTTTGTTTACTTGggaaatgttttattgatcataaaacattattttgggacattgaaaattataatttttatattctttttgatAACTCGAATTTTGCCGGGTTTTTTTCTGAGGAAAAATATAACGCGAACAACAACTTGTCTTGCGTCGTAGTCTTGCCTGATTGCCAAAGAAAAGGTTTTGGTTCACTTTTAATAGATCTGAGTTATTTCTATAAGAAAGGAACTTGTGAACGACCACTTAGTTCAGACGGGGAAaaagtttattataaatattggaaatataaagtctacaaatatttagaaaaaaataattgcaGAAATGTGTCAATTTCAGACATGGCAAATGAACTTAACATGGCGAACGAAGACGTATTCTTGGCATtgaatcttttaaaatgtaaaatagaCGAGAAAATAACATGTGACGAAAATGATTTAGGTGAAATCAgattagtaaaaaaagaatatttaaaataa
- a CDS encoding putative ADP-ribosylation factor-related (ARF) encodes MIIEIFVSLLIFILSYKLFLRLKPTNLNKNILFTGYRQTGKTLTINSLINEKYKTVPTLDSYTVNYKDLQIREQVYNEKDLFDKSSKILFFIRNNKDMENLTKKFRDCKNIKFVMYKKSNDKIKNVLYLEEEPNKINIIL; translated from the coding sequence ATGattatagaaatatttgtCTCCTTGCTTATCTTCATACtttcttataaattattccTCAGATTAAAACCAACTAACttgaataaaaacattcttTTCACTGGCTACAGGCAGACAGGGAAAACTCTGACAATAAATTCACttattaatgaaaaatataaaacagtGCCTACTCTCGATTCATATACagtaaattataaagatttaCAAATTAGAGAACAAGTTTATAATGAAAAGGACTTATTTGATAAatcttctaaaatattattttttataagaaataataaagacatGGAAAATTTGACAAAGAAATTTCGagattgtaaaaatatcaaatttgtGATGTATAAGAAAAGTAATGATAAAATCAAGAATGTGTTATATTTAGAAGAAGaaccaaataaaataaacattattttatga
- a CDS encoding (endo)-chitinase, producing the protein MNFIFYMLLAYSKDICTPGAAMCINNMLSICDEGGHLVTTDCPEDTECKMKNNKISCTTNTKEKSKQSKGTEKNIMEQLIKLSHDKDFVNSLKKHLEQDNEEDVESNENKESEDYDSENEQEESEIKEKSHKNKRKKEQEDSDNKDKSNKKKSDQEESEIEEKSHKKKKKDSNKEKKSTKKRESKKKKYKKVKSNHSKSDKQNDKEDNHVVTVTYYKGQDAQHRDKTVTVYKTIIQKENASNIDVQLIQPSDKSVKPYVKPQDIQKNGITSSELAGNMPATQGGGQLGAAQGGGGQAAGTANGNVPGGATQGAGAAGAAQHGGGQAGGATQGGNTGGAAQGGGTGGASAQKPAQGGGGAAQKPAQSGGGGAQKPAQSGGGGAQKPAQSGGGGAQKPAQGGAGASKPSQGAGAQKPAQGGSAQKPTQGGGDKKSAQGGGAGGDKKPTEGGAQKPAQGGGAGGDKKPSESGGDKKPSGSGGGNGEVNVSADQINEAMSKQSFSPNPEYVEAVVKATNENFDDLNMAAMFIAQLAHESGGFQYIEEIDCAGSTSCADQYGGSEGAPGKSYHGRGFIQLSWPANYKAAGESLGMGDELFQNPEKVAEDAELGAKVSVWFWKENVESAPGVKDNQFGATTKAINGALECTGSNVDKSKKRYEIYKAVAEVLGISNLADEGGCY; encoded by the coding sequence atgaattttatattttacatgCTATTAGCGTATAGTAAAGATATTTGTACACCTGGGGCCGCCATGtgtattaataatatgttAAGTATATGCGATGAAGGAGGACATTTAGTTACGACAGATTGTCCAGAAGATACTGAGtgtaaaatgaaaaataataagatttCATGTACTACAAACACAAAAGAAAAGTCAAAACAGTCTAAAGGTacagaaaaaaacataatggAGCAATTAATTAAGTTATCACATGATAaagattttgtaaattcattaaaaaaacatttagaaCAAGACAATGAAGAAGACGTGGAAAGcaatgaaaataaagaatcAGAAGATTATGATAGCGAAAATGAACAAGAAGAATCagaaattaaagaaaagtctcataaaaacaaaaggaAAAAAGAGCAAGAAGATTCAGATAATAAAGATAAGTccaataaaaagaaatccGACCAAGAAGAATCAGAAATTGAAGAAAAGTCtcataaaaagaaaaagaaagatagcaataaagaaaagaaaagtACTAAAAAACGAGAATCTAAGAAAAAGAAGTACAAAAAAGTCAAATCAAATCATTCAAAATCCGACAAACAAAATGATAAGGAAGATAATCACGTAGTCACAGTTACCTATTATAAAGGACAGGATGCACAACATCGAGATAAGACAGTTACAGTGTATAAAACGATAattcaaaaagaaaacgCAAGTAATATCGATGTACAATTGATACAGCCTTCTGATAAATCAGTAAAACCTTATGTAAAGCCACAagatatacaaaaaaatggcATTACGTCCTCTGAATTGGCTGGAAATATGCCCGCTACTCAAGGTGGTGGTCAATTAGGCGCAGCACAAGGCGGAGGAGGTCAAGCCGCAGGTACTGCTAATGGTAACGTACCAGGTGGGGCTACCCAAGGAGCTGGTGCAGCAGGCGCAGCTCAACACGGAGGAGGTCAAGCTGGCGGCGCTACTCAAGGGGGTAATACAGGCGGTGCTGCTCAAGGAGGTGGTACGGGCGGTGCCAGTGCACAAAAACCAGCCCAAGGTGGTGGTGGCGCTGCTCAGAAACCTGCTCAAAGTGGCGGCGGAGGTGCTCAGAAACCTGCTCAAAGTGGCGGCGGAGGTGCTCAGAAACCTGCTCAAAGTGGCGGCGGAGGTGCTCAGAAACCTGCTCAAGGCGGCGCTGGTGCTTCTAAGCCATCTCAAGGCGCCGGTGCTCAGAAACCTGCTCAAGGTGGAAGCGCACAGAAACCAACTCAAGGTGGCGGAGATAAAAAGTCTGCTCAGGGCGGTGGTGCCGGTGGAGATAAAAAGCCTACAGAAGGTGGTGCTCAGAAGCCTGCTCAAGGCGGTGGTGCTGGTGGAGATAAAAAACCAAGTGAATCAGGAGGAGATAAAAAACCTAGTGGATCAGGTGGAGGAAATGGAGAAGTAAACGTAAGTGCAGATCAAATAAACGAAGCAATGTCAAAACAGAGTTTTAGTCCAAATCCCGAATATGTAGAAGCTGTAGTTAAGGCAACTAATGAAAACTTTGATGATTTAAATATGGCAGCTATGTTTATTGCTCAACTAGCACATGAATCAGGAGGCTTTCAATACATAGAAGAAATTGATTGCGCTGGATCAACCAGTTGTGCTGATCAATATGGTGGCTCGGAAGGAGCTCCTGGTAAATCTTACCATGGAAGAGGTTTCATTCAATTATCGTGGCCTGCGAATTATAAAGCAGCTGGTGAGTCATTGGGTATGGGAGATGAACTCTTCCAGAATCCAGAGAAAGTAGCCGAAGATGCCGAGCTTGGCGCGAAAGTGAGTGTTTGGTTTTGGAAGGAGAATGTAGAAAGTGCGCCTGGTGTAAAAGATAATCAATTTGGAGCTACAACAAAAGCCATTAATGGAGCTTTAGAATGTACAGGATCTAATGTAGACAAGAGTAAAAAGAGatatgaaatatataaagCAGTAGCAGAAGTACTAggaatatcaaatttagcAGATGAAGGAGGttgttattaa
- a CDS encoding proteasome subunit RPN3 (RPN3), whose amino-acid sequence MELAFLENILSTKDYDLFSRKYSEIFKKLDTETFQYLVSLRGGDLCLLLRTLEIVLLFKKKLFLEVVSYVENNIKGLLLGKYRSYDILISKILRMYYLSRKELGINNDICFNLLVPNKELGNEESVSVITNCLLDYLVSNKIYRRIENFIVPSELSKYNFYNGVIELVEGNYEKAFFLLDSPNNKGIRAVYLILASLLQSKFNIPVEYDKKIKIYFDLIRIVKEADLPGYMKFIEDHKDDLIKDNTFFIILRLSRNVIQEKIRCISLVYSKISYEDMSQRLNIDKEDLEYILLKSINSGLISGEVKDGVYYACKTKKKVTDKFKFENLKKLNSYIKSEMKYPEIQPLCYEKAIQ is encoded by the coding sequence ATGGAACTGGCCTTTttggaaaatattttgtcaACCAAAGACTATGATTTGTTTAGTCGAAAATATTCAGagatatttaagaaattggATACAGAGACATTTCAGTATCTAGTAAGTCTCAGAGGAGGAGACTTGTGTCTCCTCCTTAGAACTTTGGAAATTGtccttctttttaaaaagaagttGTTTTTAGAAGTTGTTTCTTATGTAGAAAATAACATCAAAGGCCTTTTACTTGGGAAATATAGAAGTTATGATATCTTAATTTCTAAGATATTGAGGATGTATTATTTATCAAGAAAAGAATTAGGAATAAATAATGAcatatgttttaatttgttgGTTCCCAACAAAGAGTTAGGGAATGAAGAGTCAGTCTCTGTCATTACTAATTGTTTATTGGATTATCTTGTtagtaataaaatttacagGAGAATTGAGAATTTTATTGTCCCTTCAGAATTgtctaaatataatttctataatGGAGTTATAGAATTAGTAGAAGGGAATTATGAGAAGGCCTTTTTCTTATTAGATTCTCCTAATAATAAAGGAATCAGGGCagtttatttaatattggCCAGTTTATTGCAGTCCAAGTTTAATATCCCTGTAGAATATGATAAGAAAattaagatttattttgatcTTATTAGAATTGTCAAGGAGGCCGATCTTCCTGGAtatatgaaatttatagaagatCATAAAGATGATcttataaaagataatacatttttcattataCTGAGATTGTCTAGGAATGTCATTCAGGAGAAGATCAGGTGTATCAGCCTGGTTTATTCTAAGATTTCTTATGAGGACATGAGTCAAAGGCTCAATATTGACAAGGAAGAtttagaatatattttattaaaaagtataaacTCGGGGTTGATCTCTGGGGAAGTCAAGGATGGCGTATATTACGCTTGTAAGACCAAGAAGAAAGTAACagacaaatttaaatttgaaaatttaaagaaattgaattcatatataaaatcagAAATGAAGTATCCTGAGATTCAACCACTTTGTTATGAGAAAGccatacaataa
- a CDS encoding eukaryotic translation initiation factor 5A yields MAEFLKFQEEGLDRKEIKVGHYIKIEENDTVKFTRVEKIDSVKCGKHGSAKTAVTSKDLPNNTSRNMILVASDRVTVMKMIKVNAKLIDFTDDKTITVKDENNNYLELDVEKSMSQEDKDKINEVMEENGDVEEFDFVFRALPGYIKIDTIRPSK; encoded by the coding sequence ATGGCAGAATTTTTGAAGTTTCAAGAAGAGGGTCTTGatagaaaagaaataaaagtcGGCCACTACATCAAAATTGAAGAAAACGACACTGTCAAATTCACCCGTGTAGAGAAAATTGACTCTGTTAAATGTGGTAAACATGGATCTGCTAAAACTGCTGTAACCAGTAAAGATCTTCCTAATAATACCAGTAGGAACATGATCTTAGTTGCCAGTGACAGAGTCACTGTCATGAAAATGATCAAAGTGAATGCAAAATTGATTGATTTTACTGATGATAAAACTATAACTGTCAAGGATGAGAACAATAACTACTTAGAATTAGATGTAGAGAAATCAATGAGTCAAGAAGATAAAGATAAGATAAATGAAGTAATGGAAGAAAATGGAGATGTAGAAgaatttgattttgtttttagagCTTTGCCAGGGTATATTAAGATTGATACTATTAGACCatctaaataa
- a CDS encoding putative DNA repair protein Mms21, translating to MDEYISRKKDLLEDLKKLFYKNNGVKEMISLHKEILNNKESILKVSNLKRYQEKLEELANCADECEVKLVEREQICPFQQKKVVNAFTNHCGHTYERKGLENFLKNNNYKCPAVGCNSTVKLK from the coding sequence ATGGACGAGTACatttctagaaaaaaagacttattagaagatttaaaaaaacttttttataaaaataatggaGTAAAAGAAATGATTAGTTTACATAAAGAAATACTTAATAATAAAGAGTCGATATTGAAAGtttctaatttaaaaagatatcaGGAGAAATTGGAAGAATTGGCCAATTGTGCTGATGAATGCGAAGTGAAATTAGTTGAAAGAGAACAAATTTGCCCATTCCAGCAGAAAAAAGTAGTGAATGCTTTTACGAATCATTGTGGACACACTTATGAGAGAAAAGGATTagagaattttttaaaaaataataattataaatgtcCAGCCGTGGGATGTAATTCCACTGTAAaacttaaataa